Proteins encoded together in one Penicillium digitatum chromosome 1, complete sequence window:
- a CDS encoding Anticodon-binding, with protein MTPSPPDEAHHFRGKTLTPESPRPLHIPEPSNIPVLENQMDPVFNDTSTYERSVYKQVLQTHDGWLHGGLKDAGEQSQTQDAGSFHGSQPKCGMQNEMIASAYYPPNPASGSENPGHQSSGFSHPDSTCSHAAPIAPVSQSFATGNEVDHAHNPEQSSMPDRLVAEEHGGHYAGGINFQQLLDNLSQPNPGATTPAVSSAENSSYHQAPAGESLKSQGIPAPPQAQSYGSIQAHYTRTGEVAYHQLPHDAVATAMPAYSAQPCKIQLPNQSQPFTIASGEHLAFNNLPPPIATYPQTPSTGAESQGSLQEPSVASKKGRVDKQGRPIKLSDDDAPWGPEVQKKYDEFLHDERVYVTEGLWDRFPIGSRLFVGNLPTERVTKRDMFHVFHKYGKLAQISIKQAYGFIQFLEASSCHAALGVEQGATVRGRKIHLEISKPQRSARPVQAPEASRAPPPRRSRSPEFSRAGSGRTNARAPVDRYDRSKPYEASRLPFSDFRDEPSHRSRRDDYRLPRSPSPRPFRGSRDGYRSRDRTPERFDRRERRRSRSPRSPRSPYSRDRRYRSISPRPRGVYEGEADLPVPRRAQRDVPEVQILVLEELDRNFVLHVENAFRNRGLRVDVLVLGPRIPLGAAVHRQFIEGVLAVVRLSRPNQVSRKIPLQLFDRTAGLDNVRFLDYPELEPNMSAELLSHQSQAMQRGAAPTAFAPNPSFIIPPAQPMPVPPPGLPALSNPPNIANLIGSLDGPSLSTLLAALQRPPHSQPVSATQSPFSSPNPPPADLASLLTNAHRPPPMQTIQQQPLPHLPFNLQSVNAPIITDPALLSLLAKGLGGQQQQSQGPVGPQVQNLMQHLAKWKQ; from the exons ATGACGCCCAGTCCCCCCGATGAAGCGCATCACTTTCGCGGAAAGACTCTGACTCCAGAAAGCCCTCGACCCCTACATATCCCAGAGCCATCCAATATCCCAGTCTTAGAGAACCAAATGGACCCGGTCTTTAACGATACTTCCACCTATGAGCGCTCGGTGTATAAGCAGGTCCTGCAAACACACGATGGATGGTTGCACGGAGGGTTGAAAGATGCGGGGGAACAGAGTCAGACCCAAGATGCTGGTAGTTTTCATGGTTCGCAACCGAAGTGTGGGATGCAGAATGAAATGATTGCTTCTGCGTACTACCCTCCCAACCCAGCGTCAGGGTCCGAAAATCCTGGCCATCAGAGCTCAGGTTTCTCTCACCCCGACTCCACTTGTTCCCACGCTGCTCCGATTGCTCCGGTATCCCAAAGCTTTGCCACTGGGAACGAAGTAGATCATGCCCACAACCCGGAGCAGTCAAGCATGCCGGACCGCCTAGTTGCTGAGGAGCACGGGGGACATTATGCGGGAGGTATCAATTTCCAGCAACTCCTCGACAATCTTTCTCAGCCCAACCCCGGTGCAACCACTCCCGCTGTCTCTTCCGCAGAGAACTCGTCTTACCACCAAGCACCCGCTGGCGAGTCCCTCAAATCCCAGGGCATCCCTGCCCCCCCTCAAGCCCAAAGCTACGGTTCTATTCAGGCCCATTATACTCGAACTGGCGAGGTGGCATATCACCAACTTCCCCATGATGCTGTTGCCACTGCAATGCCTGCCTACTCAGCCCAGCCTTGTAAAATCCAACTCCCAAACCAGTCTCAGCCATTTACCATTGCTTCGGGAGAGCACTTGGCTTTCAACAACCTACCTCCTCCTATTGCCACCTACCCGCAAACTCCATCTACCGGTGCCGAATCTCAGGGCTCTTTGCAAGAGCCTTCTGTAGCCTCCAAGAAAGGCCGTGTTGACAAGCAGGGCCGACCTATCAAGCtttctgatgatgatgcgCCCTGGGGACCAGAGGTTCAAAAGAAATATGACGAGTTTCTGCACGATGAGCGGGTCTATGTGACAGAAGGTCTTTGGGATCGGTTCCCGATAGGCTCCAGGCTGTTTGTTG GCAACCTTCCTACGGAAAGAGTCACCAAGCGAGACATGTTCCATGTCTTCCATAAGTACGGCAAACTGGCTCAGATATCGATCAAGCAGGCATACGGCTTCATACAGTTTCTGGAGGCGAGTTCCTGCCATGCGGCTCTCGGCGTCGAGCAGGGAGCCACCGTGCGGGGCAGGAAGATAC ATCTTGAAATTTCAAAGCCACAGCGATCGGCCCGACCCGTTCAAGCACCCGAAGCTTCCCGTGCACCGCCGCCACGTCGTTCTCGGTCACCGGAGTTCAGCCGTGCCGGTTCTGGCCGAACTAATGCTCGGGCCCCAGTCGATCGATACGACCGGTCTAAGCCCTATGAAGCAAGTCGGCTTCCATTCAGTGATTTCCGGGATGAACCTTCTCATCGCAGCAGACGCGACGATTATCGCCTGCCGCGATCGCCTTCCCCGCGACCCTTTCGGGGGTCTAGAGATGGGTATCGGTCGCGCGACAGAACCCCGGAAAGATTCGATCGTCGCGAGCGAAGGCGCTCTCGTTCTCCACGTTCCCCTCGCTCTCCTTATTCCAGAGATCGGCGTTACCGCAGCATCAGCCCGAGACCCCGTGGTGTCTATGAAGGCGAAGCAGATTTACCTGTGCCTCGGCGAGCCCAGCGAGACGTACCAGAGGTGCAGATCCTGGTGCTGGAGGAACTTGACAG AAACTTCGTTCTTCATGTAGAGAACGCTTTCCGCAACCGTGGGTTGCGAGTAGATGTCCTAGTGCTTGGCCCACGGATCCCTCTTGGCGCTGCCGTGCATCGTCAGTTTATTGAAGGTGTTCTTGCGGTTGTTCGCCTCTCTCGTCCGAACCAAGTTTCTCGAAAGATTCCTCTACAGCTATTTGATCGAACCGCTGGATTGGATAATGTCCGCTTCCTTG ATTACCCTGAGCTGGAGCCTAACATGTCTGCTGAACTCCTGAGCCACCAATCCCAAGCAATGCAGCGAGGAGCAGCACCAACTGCATTTGCACCCAATCCTAGTTTCATCATCCCTCCTGCACAGCCTATGCCGGTCCCTCCGCCCGGCTTGCCTGCGCTTTCAAATCCACCCAACATAGCGAACCTCATTGGTTCACTTGATGGTCCTAGCCTTTCAACGCTCTTGGCGGCGCTCCAGCGACCTCCCCATTCACAGCCCGTGTCCGCTACTCAGTCGCCCTTTTCCTCACCAAACCCACCTCCTGCCGATCTCGCCAGTCTCCTGACCAACGCGCATCGGCCTCCACCCATGCAAACCATCCAACAGCAACCCCTTCCTCACCTACCCTTCAATCTCCAGTCTGTAAATGCACCCATCATCACCGATCCAGCTCTACTCTCGCTCCTGGCCAAAGGACTAGGTGGACAACAGCAGCAAAGCCAGGGACCCGTAGGTCCCCAGGTACAGAATCTGATGCAGCACCTGGCCAAATGGAAGCAATGA
- a CDS encoding Integral plasma membrane protein, putative — translation MAPRYKDGDAVVAINGKWVAWTHTVFAYAAFISALIVGIALHYHKIVQNEHYGYPIEWFPSVSATIGDRYPERSFFQVFIAITSGPRFALVFLWYILTSRPNSSLPKFVAGVGIFRTLTCGGWTYVTSTDDHDWHDIFMISYLVATLPWTLGCLALSPNNRRAVKYRKIMASLFFGTLVPLIYYFIQHKVHKVPGAYTKYAFFEWSLILFDVGFDAVTALDFESFELVVRDVKGASRGQLKTTADAVLEKEKGKPVGNTFGEGFFWAEIIDAASDVYNGFVFWTIVTALPVLVWYFPLWHMGISGYEVAIVCCTSPLLYVIPSLRHAAVNNLRLLHLVSLVGLLGYKFQDPANRLFVTGFALSTTCAAWSASFFAERANTPRLEARIMAWGIGLILSVVAKFACKTNNPLWPIVHAENGGWNKTGIFIALLAVLRSQRGSNRSGGEHLPVGGKKGSSILAGVGFGALMFAIVSLLTDSSTMISWVWDGYPVRGPLAAPHGVLTIFAMGAGLVFGIFHPRIAGSWTAFGVGSTGAALLTCYHHWTGFYGALILAFYIMAVAPVLIASSVRHSPASTFGIGFILYVALLLFHVWVVAYAFVPGGPLLREHTDWLMTTTMLSIGAGVFSAATSNSTRSRRAHKPINPNSRKQRSYYIYVLAVLQLLSVSIAYLRFPTNDYTPHHKEDKVVTAGIWTVHFGLDNNMWSSERRMRDVISELELDVIGFLESDNQRIIMGNRDVTQFIAEDLGYYTDFGPGPNKHTWGSALLSKFPIVNSTHHLLPSPVGELAPAIHATLDMYGEMIDVVVFHSGQEEDPEDRRLQSEYLSKLMGDSPRPLILLSYLVTKPLEGNYNTYVSERSQMKDIDPTDWDRWCEYLLFKKLHRTGYARISRDTITDTEIQVGKFVIGEPEPETEMRIPEEMVPVGRRFPALFRGQGVRGHRYHVFDEPRYWQ, via the exons ATGGCTCCCCGATACAAGGACGGAGATGCCGTGGTTGCC ATCAACGGCAAATGGGTTGCATGGACTCACACCGTCTTCGCGTATGCGGCGTTCATCAGCGCGTTGATTGTCGGCATTGCGTTGCACTATCACAAGATCGTTCAAAATGAACATTACGGCTACCCCATTGAATGGTTCCCCTCGGTGTCTGCGACGATCGGTGACCGATATCCCGAACGTTCCTTTTTCCAGGTCTTTATTGCTATCACTTCCGGTCCTCGCTTCGCCCTTGTGTTCCTATGGTACATCCTCACTTCGCGTCCAAACTCATCCCTACCCAAGTTTGTTGCCGGCGTGGGCATCTTCCGAACATTGACATGCGGTGGTTGGACCTATGTTACATCTACCGATGACCACGACTGGCATGACATCTTCATGATCTCTTACTTGGTGGCCACTTTGCCGTGGACCCTGGGTTGCCTTGCGCTCAGCCCGAACAACCGCCGTGCCGTTAAGTACCGCAAAATCATGGCAAGTTTGTTCTTTGGAACATTGGTTCCGTTGATCTACTACTTCATTCAGCACAAGGTCCACAAGGTCCCTGGTG CCTACACCAAATATGCCTTCTTTGAATGGTCCCTAATCCTATTCGATGTCGGCTTTGATGCTGTCACGGCTCTTGACTTCGAGAGCTTTGAACTGGTGGTGAGGGATGTTAAGGGTGCTAGCAGAGG GCAATTGAAAACGACTGCAGATGCTGTCTTGGAAAAAGA GAAGGGCAAGCCAGTGGGCAACACCTTTGGCGAGGGCTTCTTCTGGGCTGAGATCATTGATGCCGCCTCAGATGTCTACAACGGG TTTGTTTTCTGGACCATTGTGACTGCTCTGCCTGTCCTTGTCTGGT ACTTCCCTCTCTGGCACATGGGTATCTCCGGATATGAGGTTGCCATTGTTTGCTGCACATCCCCGTTGCTCTACGTCATCCCATCCCTACGACACGCAGCGGTGAATAATCTCCGCCTTCTCCACCTGGTCTCACTCGTTGGTCTTCTTGGATATAAATTCCAGGATCCTGCCAACCGTCTCTTTGTGACTGGGTTTGCTCTGTCTACTACTTGCGCAGCATGGTCCGCTAGCTTCTTTGCCGAAAGGGCCAACACCCCTCGTCTCGAAGCCCGTATAATGGCTTGGGGAATCGGTCTGATTCTGTCCGTCGTTGCCAAGTTCGCATGTAAGACCAACAACCCCCTTTGGCCAATCGTCCACGCCGAGAATGGTGGCTGGAACAAAACCGGAATTTTCATTGCTCTGCTCGCTGTTTTGAGGTCCCAGAGAGGTTCAAACAGGAGCGGCGGTGAACATTTGCCAGTTGGTGGCAAGAAGGGCTCGTCCATTCTTGCTGGTGTTGGGTTTGGCGCTCTGATGTTCGCCATAGTATCACTTTTGACTGACTCGAGTACCATGATCTCGTGGGTCTGGGACGGATACCCGGTGCGCGGACCGCTCGCAGCTCCTCACGGTGTTCTGACGATCTTTGCAATGGGAGCCGGCCTTGTGTTCGGCATCTTCCACCCTAGAATCGCTGGAAGCTGGACTGCCTTTGGTGTCGGTTCCACTGGTGCTGCACTCCTTACTTGCTATCACCACTGGACTGGATTCTATGGTGCCCTTATTCTTGCGTTCTATATCATGGCCGTTGCTCCCGTTCTGATCGCGTCCAGCGTTCGTCATTCTCCTGCGAGCACGTTCGGCATCGGCTTCATCCTCTATGTGGCCCTTTTGCTCTTCCACGTTTGGGTTGTCGCCTATGCCTTCGTGCCAGGTGGCCCGTTGCTTCGTGAACACACTGACTGGCTCATGACCACTACAATGCTGTCTATCGGTGCGGGTGTTTTCTCTGCGGCGACCTCGAACTCGACTCGCTCCCGCAGGGCTCACAAACCCATCAACCCCAATAGCAGGAAACAACGATCGTACTACATCTATGTTCTTGCTGTACTGCAACTGCTTTCCGTGTCTATCGCCTACCTTCGCTTCCCGACCAATGATTACACCCCTCATCACAAGGAGGACAAGGTTGTGACTGCTGGCATCTGGACTGTCCACTTCGGCCttgacaacaacatgtggTCATCTGAGCGCCGCATGCGCGACGTCATTAGTGAGCTTGAGTTGGATGTCATTGGCTTCCTTGAATCTGATAACCAGCGTATCATCATGGGCAACAGGGATGTCACACAGTTCATCGCCGAGGATCTTGGCTACTACACTGACTTCGGTCCCGGTCCCAACAAGCACACCTGGGGCTCTGCCTTGCTATCCAAGTTCCCCATCGTCAACTCTACGCACCACCTCCTCCCCTCGCCCGTGGGTGAGCTGGCACCTGCAATCCACGCCACACTCGACATGTACGGCGAGATGATTGATGTTGTTGTGTTCCACTCTGGACAGGAAGAGGATCCCGAGGACCGCCGCTTGCAGAGCGAGTATCTGTCAAAGCTGATGGGCGACTCCCCGCGTCCTCTGATCCTGTTGAGTTACCTCGTCACCAAGCCGCTCGAGGGTAACTACAACACCTACGTGAGCGAGCGTAGCCAAATGAAGGATATTGACCCTACCGACTGGGATAGATGGTGCGAGTACCttctcttcaagaagctgcACCGCACTGGCTACGCCAGAATCAGTCGTGACACCATTACGGATACGGAGATCCAG GTTGGAAAGTTCGTCATTGGCGAGCCCGAGCCCGAAACTGAGATGCGTATCCCAGAGGAAATGGTCCCTGTTGGTCGCCGCTTCCCAGCCTTGTTCCGCGGTCAGGGAGTGCGCGGACACCGCTACCACGTCTTCGACGAGCCCAGGTACTGGCAATAG
- a CDS encoding RRNA processing protein Utp6, putative produces the protein MSAATDKARFFLEKSVPELKEYERKKIFTKDEISSIVKKRSDFEHKLNARGAQPVDFVRYAEYEMNLDVLRKKRVKRLGIRSAGFNGQRRIFFVLDRATRKFHGDINLWVQYIEYARKQKAHKKLLMIFTDALRLHPTSADLWVYAAKHVLDDHGDMTQARSYMQRGLRFCKSARTIWIQYAKLELIYIAKLVARQRILGLDEESQKPKPIQEASLDDTDADMIALPSLTAEDINPSTGADGEVDQVALQNLNSTPALSGAIPLAIFDAATKHFHNDDRFGQEYFDMAWEFQDVPCLRKILEHVVQTMRANKPSSPRTQICYIKFPTAGIPVTSADFPRALGSSLARLREYPMGKDLARQVINWLQPVQATEDLDPSLQKVIAATARNAERAAQE, from the exons ATGTCCGCCGCCACAGATAAGGCTCGATTCTTCCTCGAGAAGTCAGTACCTGAGCTCAAGGAATATGAGCGCAAGAAGATTTTCACAAAG GATGAAATTTCCTCAATCGTCAAAAAAAGATCTGATTTCGAACACAAGCTCAATGCGCGCGGTGCGCAGCCGGTGGATTTTGTGCGTTATGCTGAATATGAGATGAACCTCGATGTGCTGCGAAAGAAGCGGGTGAAGCGACTTGGGATTCGATCGGCAGGATTCAACGGCCAGAGACGCATATTCTTCGTTCTCGACCGAGCTACACGCAAGTTCCACGGCGATATCAACCTGTGGGTTCAGTACATAGAATACGCTCGCAAACAAAAGGCACACAAAAAGCTCCTCATGATTTTCACCGATGCTCTACGACTTCACCCTACCAGCGCCGACTTATGGGTATACGCCGCTAAACACGTCCTTGATGACCACGGAGATATGACACAAGCCCGGAGTTACATGCAGCGCGGTCTACGATTCTGCAAGAGCGCGAGGACAATTTGGATTCAATACGCAAAGCTGGAATTGATCTACATCGCAAAGCTGGTCGCTCGCCAACGGATTCTTGGTCTTGATGAGGAGAGCCAGAAGCCCAAGCCGATTCAAGAAGCATCACTCGACGACACCGATGCCGACATGATTGCACTGCCATCACTCACAGCTGAAGATATCAATCCCAGCACAGGGGCAGACGGAGAAGTAGACCAGGTTGCGCTGCAAAACTTGAATTCCACGCCTGCTCTGAGCGGTGCTATCCCGCTCGCCATCTTTGATGCTGCCACAAAGCATTTCCACAATGATGATAGGTTCGGCCAGGAGTACTTTGATATGGCTTGGGAATTCCAGGATGTGCCTTGTCTTCGCAAAATTCTGGAACATGTGGTTCAGACAATGCGCGCCAACAAACCTTCCAGCCCACGGACGCAGATTTGCTACATCAAGTTCCCGACCGCTGGAATCCCTGTCACTTCGGCCGACTTCCCGCGGGCGCTTGGCAGCTCGCTTGCTCGCCTCAGGGAGTATCCCATGGGCAAGGATCTCGCACGCCAAGTGATCAACTGGCTTCAACCTGTTCAGGCAACAGAGGACCTGGATCCTTCTTTGCAGAAGGTAATTGCGGCTACCGCCCGTAATGCGGAGCGCGCGGCACAGGAGTAG
- a CDS encoding Cytochrome c oxidase, subunit VIb encodes MGWLPWSSGDSDKNAASDGGRIAPDRTSRARCWEGRDLFFACLDKNDILDGIKDDKKARQKCANEVAEFEAACSQSWVKYFKEKRVMEFNRDKTIERIQKEDAAKVKELKEKGWNSK; translated from the exons ATGGGCTGGCTACCTTGGTCTTCCGGCGACTCAGACAAGAACGCAGCCTCCGACGGCGGCCGCATTGCCCCAGATCGAACGAGTCGTGCACGCTGCTGGGAGGGCCGTGATCTATTTTTCGCCTGCCTTGACAAGAACGATATCCTAGACGGCATCAAAGATGATAAGAAGGCGCGACAGAAGTGCGCGAACGAGGTCGCGGAGTTTGAGGCAGCATGTTCACAAAGCTGG GTTAAATACTTCAAGGAAAAGCGTGTGATGGAGTTCAACCGGGACAAGACAATTGAGCGCATTCAAAAGGAGGATGCAGCCAAGGTGAAGGAGTTGAAGGAGAAGGGTTGGAATTCGAAATAA
- a CDS encoding Class II aldolase/adducin N-terminal has protein sequence MPTSTITQQEQSVRLINEDQLPPLPPAANDASFQGLARGGRNGTLKLRGIPTFSNLTEKRKWMKEHMAAAFRYFGKLGYGEGVSGHISMRDPILKDHFWMNPFAKHFSTIKASDLVLLDADGFVVDGGAQLPVNEAGFLIHSEIHKARPDVVAAAHTHGIHGKTWSSFGKPIEMLTQDACNFFGRVGVYEDHGGIVLSAEEGKAIARALGKENIACILQNHGLLTVGRTVDEAAILYSMLEKACQSQLLAEAAAANGLPKKIIKDDAAKFTAEAAQNPHNFYTEFQPEFDLLVEETNGRFLL, from the exons ATGCCGACATCTACAATTACACAGCAAGAGCAGTCGGTTCGCCTGATCAACGAAGATCAATTACCTCCACTACCACCAGCGGCAAACGACGCATCGTTCCAAGGTCTGGCTCGTGGAGgccgaaatggcactctGAAACTCCGTGGTATTCCCACATTCTCAAACCTGACTGAGAAACGCAAGTGGATGAAGGAGCATATGGCTGCTGCATTCCGGTACTTTGGCAAACTAGGATATGGAGAAGGTGTTTCCGGGCACATTTCGATGCGAG ACCCGATCCTCAAAGATCATTTCTGGATGAACCCGTTTGCCAAACATTTCTCGACCATCAAGGCTTCGGATCTCGTTCTTCTAGATGCCGATGGATTCGTAGTCGACGGTGGAGCTCAGTTGCCTGTAAATGAAGCTGGATTTTTGATTCATTCAGAGATTCACAAAGCACGTCCAGATGTTGTGGCTGCGGCGCACACTCACGGTATTCATGGAAAGACGTGGAGTTCATTTGGAAAGCCAATCGAGATGCTTACACAAG ACGCATGCAACTTCTTCGGCAGAGTGGGTGTTTACGAAGACCATGGCGGCATTGTTCTGTCGGCAGAGGAAGGAAAGGCGATTGCTAGGGCATTAGGAAAGGAAAACATTGCATGTATCTTGCAAAACCATGG CCTCCTGACCGTCGGCCGGACTGTTGATGAAGCAGCGATCCTCTACTCCATGCTAGAGAAAGCTTGCCAGTCACAGCTTCTTGCTGAAGCAGCCGCAGCCAATGGCCTTCCAAAGAAGATCATCAAGGATGATGCGGCCAAATTCACCGCTGAAGCTGCCCAGAATCCT CACAATTTCTATACGGAGTTCCAGCCTGAATTTGATCTGCTCGTTGAAGAGACCAACGGAAGGTTCCTTCTGTAA
- a CDS encoding Integral membrane protein SYS1-related: MSARWRPPAGSRTELPPLKIVRKILLLQLAYYACATVLILFTTVVYGTPFSLDLVFGWDSLRGDTTIGWMLGLVWMLNCLISVMSLLVFVSRSKLIPDFALTIHFLHLIATTLYTHSLPSNLLWWGLQFASATMMIFLGMWACQRRELEPIKFGGHGGSTQASSSSQASAGDGQQESSFGRGRGRERSLQEYEMDDMKHTGEHAV; the protein is encoded by the exons ATGTCCGCGCGCTGGCGTCCGCCAGCGGGGTCGCGCACCGAACTCCCTCCGCTGAAGATCGTCCGCAAGATTCTCCTGCTGCAGCTCGCATACTATGCCTGCGCCACGGTGCTCATCTTGTTCACAACAGTTGTCTATGGCACACCGTTCTCGCTAGACCTAGTCTTTGGCTGGGACTCCCTGCGGGGTGATACGACCATTGGATGGATGTTGGGATTAGTGTGGATGTTAAATTGCTTAATCAG CGTCATGTCCCTACTAGTTTTTGTATCTCGCTCAAAGCTGATCCCGGATTTCGCTCTGACGATCCATTTCCTCCACCTCATCGCCACTACTTTGTACACCCACTCCCTCCCTTCAAACCTACTTTGGTGGGGATTGCAATTCGCCAGTGCAACTATGATGATCTTTCTCGGTATGTGGGCATGCCAGAGACGGGAATTGGAGCCTATCAAGTTTGGTGGACATGGTGGCAGCACCCAAGCTAGCTCATCGTCACAGGCATCTGCCGGTGATGGGCAGCAGGAGTCGAGCTTTGGCCGCGGCCGCGGTCGAGAACGCAGCTTGCAAGAATATGAAATGGATGATATGAAGCACACGggcgaacatgctgtataA
- a CDS encoding Peptide chain release factor class I/class II: MFCQWRIQCLRALPLRRFVTQAEQDVQRARDWLKTLNSKTIPRNISEVSFSRSSGPGGQNVNKVNSKATLKVPLDALLPLVPRLIHLPLRASRYTAERTQCLVIQSDEERKQSDNVESCYDKLYQLLQSSAKEVIPGETSQAQRNRVLKLQRAQNEGRIKDKKQHSDKKSSRRGSKYDD, translated from the exons ATGTTTTGCCAATGGCGTATACAATGCCTTCGGGCACTACCCTTGCGACGATTTGTGACTCAAGCTGAACAAGATGTACAAAGAGCCAGGGACTGGCTCAAAACTCTCAATTCCAAGACCATCCCCCGCAACATCAGCGAGGTCTCTTTCAGTCGATCCAGCGGTCCGGGCGGGCAAAATGTGAACAA GGTCAACTCCAAGGCTACCTTGAAAGTCCCATTGGACGCCTTGCTCCCCTTGGTGCCTCGTCTGATACACCTGCCACTACGCGCTTCCCGATATACCGCCGAAAGAACTCAATGTCTAGTCATCCAGTCAGACGAGGAGCGGAAACAGTCTGACAATGTGGAATCCTGCTATGACAAGCTCTATCAGCTATTACAGAGCTCGGCCAAGGAAGTGATCCCCGGGGAAACATCCCAAGCGCAAAGGAATCGCGTGCTAAAGTT ACAAAGGGCTCAAAACGAAGGTAGGATTAAAGACAAGAAACAACACAGCGACAAGAAAAGTAGTCGCCGGGGAAGCAAATACGATGATTGA